From a region of the Hemibagrus wyckioides isolate EC202008001 linkage group LG14, SWU_Hwy_1.0, whole genome shotgun sequence genome:
- the LOC131364270 gene encoding uncharacterized protein LOC131364270 has protein sequence MQICQNPSVMENNLPNPPQTVLSRQFCPTPQMAYGQQQKSFDQQSSRSDPHAFFQPTSRSADLQPNWTPQMWSSGPQNQLPYISPASGRNHLSNIVHHAAFKAGQVETLTVNLSCDPKVINTANQRNYKDLHSMQNVSCTSNAFVNSSCTYGSVPPGKHPINRWSTCYHGVHATHQPAAQSQKAFLTAQINHAELTTNMNQGQMRIVSETPNSVVHVPAVSSLPVNSLLPSQFVISSSHSQVQNPLCQPTPCRKYDGYGYIDLQHSSSNIPHLPKRARLNSATVSGLTANSQDISTFSTSTSHTSSPRSGSGSDNYSHGHLIHQLLRNHNNQISGLNSSSFGSQFAKSKSGSQQSTHDSTANCITTGLNYSQDKARQGKTYKEPVKETGISRGNAIGAVGHLAEPQRSRQNQSTNWKKRNEESCIYPVVCQNLVKSQLRIVHQVNKAVAVVPPISQQVFSHGPQNDVTTSTHFSLLLKTNIAKSPFEKHEKETNVQNMTFNVIEGLSQVPSLPSSSPRLGSAVDISIMPTTEKNPTSGSQSCENSQCENDPVSATENSNKCQGAAHIIDSTSKVSVEQSNVKELESSSEETTFDLSTVPVVEYTLQDLKDMVKTLEVNARERDKSTVSNVVKCIVDLFHNGDKQNLANLVALKEVFKSASKLCVKEMNAVVLQYQLPKHVKMLDNCSQILINETTLTSEDFKSSWLNVTGQPPDVDNVLAEPMSDYNLTWCKKVSQPVSESVRNVVDSLAQTGTENPEDLRVNAYKDIPKTITDMVKDNMQAFTDPSLTSSSDECVTNNNDVFEKADDSDNSDSTNDLPEIILLSPEEARKIFTECSEPDQKRERHQICQEERKDFKFTCPHMNDLGSDSDFFCLSCWNKTPILYIDQDETLLTPREGELNTEYQRQSHSPQSGKPIEFPSAPVCPESSIIKSVISTQKSDGSDVMRDPNPGGQTQRSSPPLARYPNPGTKNNSIIKPVAEDLQKMMCSAGSRTEHLKKVDSPSGTKILPGMTSPSRNLPCNNVKSPQTDVDGILFSRTLVIKHTCTYKQPSDHRSTSRDDAQGCNESKESGNFDLLSPKTKVGTLSQTPKGSETPKCNNALLQNQKRSIMIEQGHDGQCNETKKLRLEICGSKKSTLSCHHEKSPVYFTVSSCPNNGKSYTDQPSAKNKVYSQWNTTFIHP, from the coding sequence ATGCAAATCTGTCAGAATCCATCTGTCATGGAGAACAATCTACCTAATCCACCCCAGACTGTCTTGAGCAGGCAATTTTGCCCCACACCGCAGATGGCATATGGTCAACAGCAAAAAAGCTTTGATCAACAATCTTCCAGAAGCGATCCTCATGCTTTCTTCCAGCCTACATCACGTTCAGCTGATTTGCAGCCAAACTGGACACCACAGATGTGGAGCAGTGGACCACAGAATCAGTTGCCTTACATATCTCCAGCTTCTGGCAGAAATCATCTATCAAATATCGTACACCATGCAGCGTTCAAAGCAGGACAAGTAGAAACCCTGACTGTAAACCTCAGCTGTGATCCAAAGGTCATAAATACCGCTAATCAGAGGAATTATAAGGATCTGCACTCCATGCAAAATGTCAGTTGTACTAGCAATGCATTTGTAAATAGTTCTTGTACGTATGGTTCAGTTCCACCCGGGAAACACCCTATAAATAGATGGAGTACATGCTACCATGGAGTGCATGCTACACACCAGCCTGCAGCCCAGTCACAGAAGGCATTTTTAACTGCTCAGATTAATCATGCAGAACTGACAACAAACATGAATCAAGGTCAAATGAGAATAGTAAGCGAAACACCCAACTCTGTTGTACACGTTCCTGCTGTATCAAGTCTACCAGTGAACTCATTGCTGCCTTCACAGTTTGTGATTTCCAGCAGTCACAGCCAGGTTCAAAATCCATTATGCCAACCTACACCATGCAGAAAATATGATGGTTATGGTTACATTGATTTACAGCATAGTTCAAGCAACATTCCACACCTGCCAAAAAGGGCCAGGTTGAATTCCGCCACAGTGAGTGGGCTAACTGCAAACTCCCAGGACATATCCACTTTTAGCACTTCCACCAGTCACACATCATCTCCCAGGTCAGGTTCAGGATCTGATAACTACTCCCATGGGCATTTAATACATCAATTGCTGCGAAATCACAACAACCAGATAAGTGGTCTGAATTCCTCCAGTTTTGGGTCCCAGTTTGCTAAGAGCAAAAGTGGATCCCAGCAATCTACACATGATAGTACAGCTAATTGCATCACCACTGGATTAAACTACAGTCAAGacaaggcaaggcaaggcaagaCATACAAGGAACCTGTTAAAGAAACAGGCATTTCAAGGGGGAATGCAATTGGAGCTGTTGGTCATCTGGCAGAACCACAAAGGTCAAGGCAGAATCAGAGCACTAATtggaaaaagagaaatgaagagtCCTGCATATACCCAGTTGTGTGCCAAAATCTGGTAAAATCACAGCTCAGAATAGTTCATCAAGTCAACAAGGCAGTAGCTGTTGTTCCACCAATTTCTCAGCAAGTCTTTAGTCATGGACCACAGAATGATGTTACTACAAGCACTCATTTCAGCCTCCTCTTGAAAACCAACATTGCCAAGAGTCCTTTTGAGAAGCATGAGAAGGagacaaatgtacaaaatatgaCCTTTAATGTCATTGAGGGTCTGTCTCAGGTACCTTCATTACCAAGTTCTTCACCAAGACTGGGATCAGCAGTTGATATCTCTATAATGCctacaacagaaaaaaatccaacatCAGGCTCTCAAAGCTGTGAGAATTCTCAGTGTGAAAATGACCCTGTATCTGCAACCGAAAACTCTAACAAATGTCAAGGTGCTGCCCACATTATTGATTCAACATCAAAAGTTTCAGTAGAACAAAGTAATGTCAAGGAACTTGAATCTTCTTCAGAAGAAACCACATTTGATTTGTCCACAGTTCCTGTAGTTGAATATACTTTGCAGGATCTGAAGGATATGGTGAAAACTTTAGAGGTCAATgcacgagagagagacaaatcCACAGTAAGTAATGTTGTAAAGTGCATTGTAGATCTGTTTCATAATGGGGACAAACAAAACTTGGCCAATTTAGTAGCATTAAAAGAGGTGTTCAAAAGTGCATCAaaactgtgtgtaaaagaaatgaatgcTGTGGTTCTTCAGTATCAGTTACCTAAACATGTAAAAATGCTGGATAATTGTTCGCAAATCCTTATTAATGAAACCACCTTAACATCTGAGGACTTTAAATCCTCCTGGCTGAATGTGACTGGACAACCACCCGATGTGGATAATGTTCTTGCAGAACCAATGTCAGACTATAACCTCACATGGTGCAAGAAGGTTTCACAGCCAGTGTCTGAAAGTGTTAGGAATGTTGTAGACAGTCTAGCCCAGACTGGTACAGAGAATCCTGAAGATCTGCGTGTGAATGCTTATAAAGACATACCGAAGACCATAACAGATATGGTAAAAGACAACATGCAAGCATTCACTGACCCATCACTTACAAGCAGTTCAGACGAATGTGTAACAAATAATAATGACGTATTTGAAAAGGCAGATGATTCTGACAATTCAGATTCCACCAATGATTTGCCGGAAATCATACTTCTTTCACCAGAGGAAGCTAGAAAAATCTTCACTGAATGTTCTGAACCTGACCAGAAGAGAGAGCGTCATCAGATATGCCAGGAGGAAAGGAAGGACTTCAAATTCACTTGCCCTCACATGAATGACTTAGGCAGTGACAGTGACTTCTTCTGCCTCAGTTGCTGGAATAAGACACCAATACTTTACATTGACCAAGATGAGACTTTGCTCACCCCAAGGGAGGGGGAACTTAATACGGAGTACCAGAGACAAAGTCATAGTCCACAGTCTGGAAAACCAATCGAATTCCCAAGTGCACCTGTATGCCCAGAGAGCAGCATAATCAAGTCCGTCATATCCACCCAAAAATCTGATGGATCTGATGTGATGAGAGATCCTAATCCAGGTGGTCAGACACAAAGGTCTAGTCCACCACTTGCTCGATACCCTAACCCAGGCACCAAGAACAACAGCATCATTAAACCAGTTGCAGAGGATCTCCAAAAAATGATGTGTTCAGCTGGTTCAAGGACAGAACACCTAAAAAAGGTAGACTCTCCATCAGGGACCAAAATATTACCAGGAATGACTTCTCCTTCAAGGAATTTGCCTTGCAACAATGTAAAATCCCCCCAAACTGATGTAGATGGTATCTTATTCAGCCGTACTCTTGTAATTAAACATACTTGCACCTATAAACAGCCAAGTGACCACAGGTCTACATCTAGGGATGATGCTCAGGGCTGTAATGAAAGCAAAGAAAGTGGTAACTTTGATCTGCTTTCTCCCAAAACAAAAGTAGGTACTCTTTCTCAAACACCAAAGGGCAGTGAGACACCTAAATGCAATAATGCATTACTCCAAAATCAAAAGAGGTCAATCATGATTGAACAAGGACATGATGGACAATGCAACGAAACAAAGAAACTGAGATTAGAAATTTGTGGGTCCAAAAAAAGCACCTTAAGCTGCCATCATGAAAAGTCTCCTGTTTACTTCACAGTTTCTTCCTGTCCAAATAATGGAAAGAgctacacagatcagccatcaGCTAAGAACAAGGTCTACAGCCAGTGGAATAccacattcatccatccatga